One genomic segment of Chitinophaga parva includes these proteins:
- a CDS encoding TonB-dependent receptor, with protein MSKNMLFLAWFVAGICPAVLAAQSYKSLNDKVQLQMEHTTAAAVVRALQQQTKYTFIYDPEYLQHCKVSAPHFNSHSIADVLRYLDENEPIDIEMTNGSTIALRRGRQESVAAKDGKITGKIVDNKNEPLPGVTILVDGGRGVISQADGTYELNLPPGNYTITYSFLSYETKRVTDVVVREDANTPLNVLLRNSGSRLKEVTVTASYRKASVEGLYAMQKNNAAMTDGISAAQIARTPDKNLGEVMKRVSGVSTMDNKYVVVRGLSERYNQAVLNGQVMPSTELNRKNFSFNILPTNIVENVQVVKTLTPDHSAEFGGGSVEVTTLDIPSSDFLYVQAGTSYNDNTTGKDFYSVGLDNQSYLALPGKSRYFMGSLDYKSNKEMFQRFDASGKNVSAVNNNWGIAAMKAPVSQNYQLSAGHVFKQGSRQMGIMASAGYRNNFATQDIVMAQNGYSLGGVDASQGVLFNGKRYGFNTDLGATLGLGYRSAGMRMSLQTLYLRNLDQPFIFGGGGAVNNTRVNSRGYYDITTQTNLWQSQLKAEWALDKRGAKLNAMVSYLRLDKLRPDNHISLNDYLQPDSTAPYNYNIDAGNAPYLAMGSLRQWNRALERNTSWELSYATPFKFNIGNLPLENSLKVGYWGAYKDRSFYVVRSYSQFNNNGIFVPISQAFSADYDLKFDFDRQYGDNFRAAIGQHAGYVMLDNKIGKFRLIWGVRGEYYDLNKIGSALDSAKQALIAANGGKDDLDFSAIQHIEKPFRLFPSANLVYALTPSMNLRAAYAKSIIRPDLRELSVFREYDFELGGVYLGDYVRSTLISHYDLRYEWYPNPGEILSLSGFYKDLKYPMEIYQDGTSELYSLRNNKQAKNYGVEVEMRKSFAFTKVPVLEHLTLYGNFTYLDARVVPLVKYGFKADSLNPRKIVVEEITGKEEKRPQTGASNYLVNAGTNFDWSPVNVTVNYNYTSNRTFRAAIPYQLSIFERPLTSLDAQVAVLLLHRKMEIKVNVANLLNSYSIIYRNNYNDNGDTQNGKRDPTTKELLYQKGQDYIVYKASPGKTYSATISYRF; from the coding sequence ATGTCCAAAAATATGCTTTTCCTGGCCTGGTTTGTAGCGGGCATCTGCCCGGCGGTACTGGCCGCACAATCTTATAAGTCATTGAATGATAAAGTACAGCTGCAAATGGAGCATACAACGGCAGCTGCAGTGGTAAGGGCTTTGCAACAACAGACAAAGTACACGTTTATCTACGATCCCGAATACCTCCAGCATTGTAAAGTAAGTGCCCCTCACTTTAACAGCCATTCTATTGCAGACGTGTTACGTTACCTGGATGAAAATGAACCGATCGATATTGAAATGACAAATGGCAGCACCATTGCACTGCGCCGTGGCCGCCAGGAAAGCGTGGCCGCCAAAGATGGAAAGATCACCGGGAAAATAGTTGACAATAAGAACGAGCCCCTGCCGGGTGTAACCATCCTGGTAGATGGCGGGAGAGGTGTTATCAGCCAGGCGGATGGCACCTATGAGCTGAACCTGCCTCCGGGTAATTATACGATCACTTATAGCTTCCTCTCTTATGAAACTAAAAGAGTTACTGATGTGGTGGTGCGCGAAGACGCTAATACGCCGTTGAATGTACTGCTGCGCAATAGTGGCAGCCGCCTGAAAGAAGTGACCGTAACGGCCAGCTACCGCAAGGCTTCGGTGGAAGGGCTGTATGCGATGCAGAAGAATAATGCAGCAATGACAGATGGGATCAGTGCTGCACAGATCGCCCGTACCCCGGATAAAAACCTGGGGGAGGTGATGAAGCGGGTAAGCGGGGTATCTACCATGGATAACAAATACGTGGTGGTACGTGGCTTGAGTGAGCGGTACAACCAGGCGGTGTTGAACGGCCAGGTGATGCCCAGCACGGAACTGAACCGCAAGAACTTTAGTTTTAATATACTGCCTACCAACATCGTGGAAAATGTACAGGTAGTTAAAACACTGACACCCGATCACAGTGCCGAATTTGGCGGCGGCTCCGTGGAAGTAACCACGCTGGATATACCGTCGTCTGATTTTCTTTACGTACAGGCAGGCACCAGCTACAATGACAATACCACCGGGAAGGATTTTTATTCCGTAGGCCTGGACAACCAATCCTACCTCGCTTTACCAGGCAAGAGCCGTTATTTTATGGGGAGCCTGGATTATAAAAGCAACAAGGAAATGTTCCAGCGGTTTGACGCCAGTGGCAAAAATGTTTCAGCAGTGAATAATAACTGGGGCATTGCCGCGATGAAGGCACCTGTTTCTCAAAATTACCAGCTATCGGCAGGACATGTTTTTAAACAGGGGAGCCGTCAAATGGGTATTATGGCTTCCGCCGGGTACCGTAATAATTTTGCTACACAGGATATCGTAATGGCGCAGAACGGTTATTCCCTCGGCGGTGTAGATGCGTCACAGGGAGTGCTGTTTAACGGGAAGCGCTATGGGTTTAATACTGACCTGGGAGCCACGTTGGGCCTGGGCTATCGCAGTGCCGGCATGCGCATGTCACTGCAAACCCTTTACCTGCGCAACCTGGATCAGCCATTTATTTTTGGCGGTGGTGGTGCGGTGAATAATACCCGTGTTAACTCAAGGGGTTATTATGATATTACCACGCAAACAAATCTTTGGCAGTCGCAGTTAAAAGCAGAATGGGCGCTGGATAAACGGGGGGCAAAACTGAATGCTATGGTAAGCTACCTGCGCCTGGATAAGCTGCGCCCGGATAACCACATTTCCCTGAACGATTACCTGCAGCCAGACAGCACAGCGCCTTATAATTACAATATTGATGCGGGTAACGCCCCTTATCTCGCCATGGGCTCACTACGCCAGTGGAACAGGGCCCTGGAGCGCAATACCAGCTGGGAGTTGAGCTACGCAACACCGTTTAAATTCAATATCGGGAACCTGCCGCTTGAAAACTCGTTGAAGGTAGGCTATTGGGGTGCTTACAAAGACCGGTCGTTTTACGTAGTGCGCTCATATTCCCAGTTTAACAATAACGGCATTTTTGTACCGATCTCACAGGCTTTCTCTGCTGACTATGATCTGAAATTTGATTTTGACCGCCAGTATGGCGATAACTTTCGCGCAGCTATTGGTCAGCATGCAGGCTATGTGATGCTGGACAATAAGATCGGTAAATTCAGGCTGATCTGGGGTGTGCGTGGTGAATATTATGACCTGAACAAGATCGGCAGTGCATTGGATAGTGCAAAGCAGGCACTGATTGCAGCGAATGGGGGGAAAGATGACCTGGATTTCTCCGCCATCCAGCATATTGAAAAGCCTTTCCGCCTTTTTCCTTCCGCTAACCTGGTGTATGCGCTGACGCCCTCCATGAACTTACGTGCAGCTTATGCAAAGAGCATTATCCGCCCCGATCTGCGTGAGCTCTCTGTTTTCCGGGAGTACGACTTTGAACTGGGAGGCGTGTACCTCGGCGATTACGTGCGGTCTACCTTGATCAGTCACTATGATCTCCGTTACGAATGGTACCCTAACCCCGGTGAAATACTGAGCTTGTCAGGCTTTTACAAGGATCTGAAATACCCGATGGAAATATACCAGGATGGTACTTCTGAACTATACTCCCTGCGCAATAATAAACAGGCTAAGAATTATGGTGTGGAAGTGGAAATGCGTAAGTCGTTTGCATTTACCAAAGTGCCGGTATTGGAACACCTTACCCTCTATGGCAACTTTACCTACCTGGATGCGCGGGTGGTGCCACTGGTTAAATATGGCTTTAAAGCAGATTCTCTCAACCCCAGGAAAATAGTGGTGGAGGAAATTACCGGCAAGGAGGAAAAACGCCCGCAAACCGGCGCCAGCAATTACCTGGTCAACGCTGGTACTAATTTTGACTGGAGCCCGGTAAATGTAACGGTGAATTATAACTACACCTCCAACCGTACTTTCCGCGCCGCCATTCCTTACCAGCTTTCCATTTTTGAACGCCCGCTTACTTCGCTCGATGCGCAGGTAGCTGTATTGCTCCTGCACAGGAAAATGGAAATAAAAGTGAATGTCGCCAACCTGCTCAACAGTTACTCCATCATTTACCGGAATAATTATAACGACAACGGCGATACCCAAAACGGGAAAAGAGACCCCACTACAAAAGAATTGCTCTATCAGAAAGGCCAGGACTATATTGTTTATAAGGCAAGCCCCGGAAAAACATATAGTGCCACTATCAGTTATCGTTTTTAA
- a CDS encoding RNA polymerase sigma factor: MSDSPSKTLFDRFFAEHNDKIYRFAFKLTADHSRAQEITQQCFIRLWENIEQVRPDQDIFPLLFVYTKNLVIDNSRKLYREKKMLSEAARNQPPEAQEDASPLMMKEYESQLEKVIERMPEQRKAVYLLSRRLGYTHKEIADRLCISPATVKNHLTIALQFIRRELLQYYDMH, from the coding sequence ATGTCTGATAGCCCTTCCAAAACATTGTTCGACCGTTTCTTTGCCGAGCATAACGACAAGATCTACCGCTTTGCGTTCAAGTTAACCGCAGACCACAGCAGGGCACAGGAGATCACGCAGCAATGTTTTATCCGGTTATGGGAGAACATTGAGCAGGTGCGCCCGGACCAGGACATCTTCCCGTTGCTCTTCGTTTACACCAAAAACCTCGTGATCGACAATTCCCGTAAGCTGTACCGTGAAAAAAAGATGCTGTCTGAAGCGGCGCGCAACCAGCCGCCGGAGGCCCAGGAAGACGCCTCCCCCCTGATGATGAAAGAGTACGAAAGCCAGCTGGAGAAGGTGATAGAACGGATGCCGGAACAGCGGAAAGCGGTGTACCTCCTGAGCCGCAGGCTGGGCTATACGCACAAGGAAATTGCAGACCGCCTCTGTATTTCGCCGGCCACCGTGAAGAACCATCTTACCATTGCCCTGCAATTTATACGGCGCGAGTTGCTACAGTATTACGATATGCATTAA
- the ilvA gene encoding threonine ammonia-lyase IlvA, protein MLVENLVDVAQIKEAATLLKPVVNRTPLTYSATLSRRYQCDVYLKREDMQIVRSYKLRGAYNMIRSLEPALMAKGVTTASAGNHAQGFAYACKALNIQGVVFMPIITPKQKVRQVTMFGGDNIQIRLVGDTFDDCSAEAQAFTRANGMTYIPPFDNPKIIAGQGTVAVEILEDQQNFDFLFVPIGGGGLAAGAGTYFKTYSPATQVIGVEPEGAPSMTRALAEGGPVTLNGIDSFVDGAAVKRVGTLNYEICKTVLDKMLTIPEGKVCSTILKLYNEDAIVVEPAGALSIAALDDMAEQIKGKKVVCVVSGSNNDIDRMQEIKERSLLYEGLKHYFIVRFAQRPGALREFLNHILGPDDDITRFEFIKKTNKDTGPALVGIELKHREDYEALIANMQRYHLNYTELNKNDDLFGYLV, encoded by the coding sequence ATGTTAGTAGAGAACCTCGTAGACGTAGCACAGATAAAGGAAGCGGCCACGCTGTTGAAACCCGTGGTAAACCGCACCCCGCTTACCTATAGTGCTACCTTATCGCGCCGTTACCAGTGCGATGTGTACCTGAAGCGCGAAGACATGCAGATCGTGCGCAGTTACAAATTGCGCGGCGCTTATAACATGATCCGCAGCCTGGAACCCGCGCTGATGGCCAAGGGTGTAACCACCGCCAGCGCCGGTAACCACGCGCAGGGCTTTGCCTATGCGTGCAAGGCATTGAACATACAGGGTGTGGTGTTCATGCCTATTATTACCCCCAAACAAAAAGTGCGGCAGGTGACCATGTTTGGCGGCGACAATATCCAGATCCGCCTCGTGGGTGATACCTTCGACGACTGCTCTGCCGAAGCACAGGCCTTTACCAGGGCCAATGGCATGACCTACATTCCCCCTTTTGATAACCCGAAAATAATTGCGGGCCAGGGCACCGTAGCGGTGGAGATCCTGGAAGACCAGCAAAACTTTGACTTCCTGTTTGTGCCCATTGGCGGCGGCGGACTGGCCGCAGGCGCTGGTACCTACTTCAAAACTTACAGCCCTGCTACCCAGGTGATAGGGGTGGAGCCCGAAGGCGCGCCCAGCATGACGCGGGCATTGGCCGAAGGCGGCCCCGTGACCCTCAACGGTATTGACAGCTTTGTGGACGGAGCGGCCGTGAAAAGGGTAGGCACCCTCAACTACGAAATTTGCAAAACCGTGCTGGACAAAATGCTGACCATTCCGGAAGGCAAGGTATGTTCCACCATTTTGAAGCTATACAACGAAGACGCCATCGTGGTAGAGCCTGCGGGCGCCTTGTCCATTGCGGCTTTAGACGATATGGCCGAACAGATCAAAGGAAAGAAGGTAGTGTGCGTGGTAAGCGGCAGCAACAATGATATAGACCGCATGCAGGAGATCAAGGAAAGGTCTTTGCTGTATGAAGGACTGAAGCATTATTTCATTGTACGCTTTGCACAGCGCCCCGGTGCCCTGCGTGAATTCCTTAACCATATCCTGGGCCCGGATGACGATATCACCCGTTTTGAGTTCATCAAGAAAACGAACAAGGATACCGGCCCCGCCCTGGTAGGCATTGAACTGAAGCACCGGGAAGATTACGAGGCACTGATCGCTAACATGCAGCGCTATCACCTGAACTACACAGAACTGAATAAGAATGATGACCTGTTTGGGTACCTGGTGTAA
- a CDS encoding DoxX family protein, protein MKTTNEQLSYALLRITMGAAMMGHGLVRIPKLEVFAGGMVKMFDGVLPAALVTPFAHVLPFLEFIIGALLILGWLTRATLVVGAVLMMVLILGSCLLEKWEFVGTQLVYSFLYFVLLRFLAFNAYALDNGIKKQ, encoded by the coding sequence ATGAAAACTACGAATGAACAGTTGTCTTACGCCCTGCTACGTATCACGATGGGCGCGGCTATGATGGGGCATGGGCTGGTGCGTATTCCCAAGCTGGAAGTGTTTGCCGGGGGGATGGTGAAAATGTTTGACGGCGTGCTCCCGGCAGCGCTGGTAACGCCGTTTGCCCATGTACTGCCTTTCCTGGAATTTATCATTGGGGCATTACTCATCCTGGGCTGGCTTACCCGTGCTACCCTGGTAGTGGGTGCCGTGCTGATGATGGTGCTCATCCTGGGCAGCTGCCTGCTGGAGAAGTGGGAGTTTGTAGGTACCCAGCTGGTGTACAGTTTCCTGTACTTTGTGTTGCTGCGCTTTCTTGCTTTTAATGCGTATGCGCTGGATAATGGCATAAAGAAGCAATAA
- a CDS encoding NAD(P)/FAD-dependent oxidoreductase codes for MLSFWEQESFLQYHYIVVGSGIVGLSTALGLRARAPRARVLVLERGVLPTGASTRNAGFACIGSLTEILADLETMPAAEVASLVAFRREGLRLLRARLGDAATGYEESGSYELLDAGSLQALDRLEEVNGLLMPVLNGPAFSLRSHKIKDFGFNPRSIAGLVQNNFEGGLHSGRMMRSLVDMALQQGIEIKTGCTVQALEHLSQGVRLQVSASGLPPVPLQAKAVALCTNAFTKTLFPDLDLQPGRGQVLITEPIPGLPFKGVFHMEEGYFYFREIDGRILLGGGRNLDFAGEATTDFALNEYIQQALQDKLHNVILPGRPAPVANRWTGIMAFGATKQPILEEKAPDVFLGVRMGGMGVAIGSAVGERLAEMMLPEAERESYTF; via the coding sequence ATGTTAAGCTTCTGGGAACAAGAAAGTTTTTTGCAGTACCACTACATCGTGGTGGGTAGCGGCATCGTGGGATTGTCCACTGCGCTGGGGCTCAGGGCCCGGGCACCCAGGGCACGGGTGCTGGTACTGGAAAGAGGTGTGCTGCCTACCGGCGCCAGCACCCGCAATGCAGGTTTTGCCTGCATAGGCAGTCTTACCGAAATACTGGCTGACCTGGAAACCATGCCCGCCGCGGAAGTGGCGTCCCTCGTGGCTTTCCGGCGGGAGGGCTTGCGGTTGTTACGGGCCCGCCTGGGCGATGCAGCCACCGGGTACGAAGAAAGCGGCAGTTATGAGCTCCTGGATGCAGGATCGCTTCAGGCATTGGACCGCCTGGAGGAAGTGAACGGATTGCTTATGCCCGTGCTCAATGGCCCTGCGTTTAGTTTGCGCTCACACAAGATCAAAGACTTTGGTTTCAATCCCCGGTCCATTGCAGGGCTGGTGCAAAATAATTTTGAAGGCGGCCTGCATTCCGGGCGCATGATGCGGTCTTTGGTGGATATGGCGCTGCAGCAGGGCATAGAAATAAAAACCGGGTGCACGGTACAGGCATTGGAGCACCTGTCGCAGGGGGTCCGCTTACAGGTAAGCGCCAGTGGTTTGCCCCCCGTGCCCCTGCAGGCAAAAGCCGTGGCACTTTGTACCAATGCATTTACAAAAACGCTTTTTCCCGACCTGGACCTGCAGCCCGGCCGCGGCCAGGTACTGATCACGGAACCTATACCAGGCCTGCCTTTCAAAGGAGTGTTCCATATGGAGGAAGGCTACTTTTATTTCCGGGAGATAGACGGGCGCATCCTGCTGGGCGGGGGGCGCAACCTGGATTTTGCGGGAGAGGCTACCACTGATTTTGCCCTTAATGAATACATACAGCAAGCCTTGCAGGATAAGCTACATAACGTGATCCTGCCCGGTCGCCCGGCGCCGGTGGCCAACCGGTGGACCGGCATCATGGCTTTTGGCGCCACCAAGCAACCTATTCTCGAAGAAAAAGCACCGGACGTTTTCCTGGGCGTGCGCATGGGAGGGATGGGCGTGGCCATTGGCAGCGCGGTAGGGGAGCGCCTGGCGGAAATGATGCTGCCGGAAGCAGAACGGGAATCCTATACGTTTTGA
- a CDS encoding FecR family protein, with the protein MDIQPLLQKYFKGECTEAEQALVERYLASETTPELDALLMQTWREAETDPKIKQLPRTQPAHWYRIAAAVTLLIIGAAGAWMLGAGRNGHKALASQAWDTLSNKGGELQRYHLPDGSVVWLNAYSHVIYNEGYNTDNRELWLAGEGYFEAAPGAAHPFQVHTGNITTMALGTTFNISTANHADGSIEVALLTGRVAVSTTDAAHQFRRELLPGQRLLFSPAGSATVALFHEAEVVDWKQGKIIFDKVDMNDVFARLQQRYGCHIILEDSLLAHKKISGTFSAGQSLEHVIATLKYVHGFTYTQVNANTYLIHKH; encoded by the coding sequence ATGGACATACAGCCACTCTTGCAAAAGTATTTTAAAGGGGAATGCACGGAAGCCGAGCAGGCCTTGGTAGAACGCTACCTGGCCAGTGAGACTACCCCGGAGCTGGATGCCCTGCTGATGCAAACGTGGCGCGAGGCGGAGACAGACCCCAAAATAAAACAACTGCCCCGTACCCAACCTGCTCACTGGTATCGTATAGCCGCGGCCGTAACCCTGCTGATCATAGGCGCGGCGGGCGCCTGGATGCTGGGTGCCGGGCGCAATGGCCACAAAGCCCTGGCCAGCCAGGCCTGGGATACTTTGTCCAACAAGGGTGGGGAACTGCAACGCTACCACCTGCCGGATGGTTCTGTGGTGTGGCTCAATGCTTATTCACACGTTATTTATAATGAAGGTTACAACACTGATAACCGCGAGCTGTGGCTGGCGGGCGAAGGCTACTTTGAAGCCGCCCCCGGTGCAGCACATCCCTTCCAGGTGCACACAGGTAATATCACTACCATGGCACTGGGCACCACCTTCAATATTTCCACCGCCAATCATGCAGATGGCAGCATAGAAGTGGCACTGCTTACAGGCAGGGTAGCGGTGAGCACTACCGATGCGGCACACCAGTTCCGCAGGGAGTTGCTCCCCGGCCAGCGGCTGTTGTTCTCTCCCGCAGGAAGCGCCACCGTGGCCCTTTTCCACGAGGCGGAGGTGGTAGACTGGAAGCAGGGAAAGATCATATTTGACAAGGTAGACATGAATGATGTATTTGCAAGGCTGCAGCAACGGTATGGATGCCATATTATCCTGGAAGACAGCCTGCTGGCGCATAAAAAGATATCGGGAACGTTCAGCGCCGGCCAGTCACTGGAGCATGTAATAGCCACTTTAAAATATGTACACGGTTTCACGTACACCCAGGTAAACGCAAACACGTACCTGATTCATAAACATTGA
- the ilvC gene encoding ketol-acid reductoisomerase, translated as MATINFGGVQEQVVTREEFPMEKAREVLKNDTIAIIGYGVQGPGQALNLKDNGFNVIIGQRKNSKTWDKAVADGWVPGETLFEIEEAAAKGTIIQFLLSDAGQITLWPTLKKHLTPGKALYFSHGFGITYKDQTNIVPPADVDVILVAPKGSGTSLRRLFLAGQGLNSSYAIFQDATGKAKDRVVALGIGVGSGYLFETDFKKEVYSDLTGERGTLMGCIQGIFAAQYEVLRKNGHSPSEAFNETVEELTQSLMPLVAENGMDWMYANCSTTAQRGALDWWKKFKEATQPVFEDLYASVAAGKEAARSIASNSTPDYREKLDAELKELRDSEMWQAGAAVRKLRPGK; from the coding sequence ATGGCAACCATCAATTTTGGAGGCGTACAGGAACAAGTAGTCACCCGGGAAGAATTCCCAATGGAAAAGGCAAGAGAAGTGCTGAAAAATGACACGATTGCAATCATTGGTTATGGTGTGCAGGGCCCCGGCCAGGCACTGAACCTGAAAGACAATGGTTTTAACGTGATCATTGGCCAGCGTAAAAATTCCAAAACCTGGGATAAAGCCGTAGCTGATGGCTGGGTACCCGGTGAAACACTGTTCGAGATTGAAGAAGCCGCTGCAAAAGGCACGATCATCCAGTTCCTCCTGTCTGATGCTGGTCAGATCACCCTGTGGCCCACACTGAAAAAACACCTGACGCCTGGTAAAGCATTATACTTCTCCCATGGCTTTGGTATCACTTATAAAGACCAGACCAACATTGTGCCCCCGGCCGATGTAGACGTGATCCTGGTAGCTCCCAAGGGCTCCGGTACTTCCCTGCGCCGCCTGTTCCTGGCTGGCCAGGGCCTGAACTCCAGCTACGCTATTTTCCAGGATGCCACCGGTAAAGCAAAAGACCGCGTAGTGGCACTTGGTATTGGTGTAGGTTCCGGCTACCTGTTTGAAACTGACTTCAAGAAAGAAGTATACTCTGACCTGACCGGCGAACGTGGTACCCTGATGGGCTGTATCCAGGGCATCTTTGCTGCCCAGTACGAAGTGCTGCGCAAAAATGGCCACTCCCCCTCTGAAGCCTTCAACGAAACCGTAGAAGAGCTCACCCAGTCTCTCATGCCGCTGGTAGCAGAAAACGGTATGGACTGGATGTATGCCAACTGCTCTACCACTGCACAACGCGGTGCACTGGACTGGTGGAAGAAATTCAAGGAAGCTACCCAGCCGGTATTTGAAGACCTGTATGCCAGCGTGGCCGCAGGTAAAGAAGCTGCCCGCTCTATTGCTTCCAACAGCACGCCTGACTACCGCGAAAAACTGGACGCAGAACTGAAAGAACTGCGCGACAGCGAAATGTGGCAGGCAGGTGCAGCAGTACGTAAGCTGCGTCCTGGTAAATAG
- a CDS encoding S41 family peptidase, with protein MRIPRCSWLGLLVLAACQKKDIVAPVPTGPVTQAEVNKWVLDSMRYYYLWNDGLPGKADTTLSPLNWFATLRRSDDPFSLLYNSTDPSTLQRYFLYTYGIDFSVISWPAAPGGALGVIKQVVPGGAAAMAGLQRGQMFTHINGTALTTSNAAALSDAWLGGTQVTLKRADSTTVDVYLAGNYEYPVYHTLLQSGGKKVGYVFYDAFNDDLNNSLVATFSDLKTAGVQELVLDLRYNTGGSLSAAAVLTALIAPNVNANTNFLQLSGNGHLGTRSSSFANIMAYPERGQAPVFSNVQPAQLALPRVFILTTHKTISAAELTINCLKAYTQVIQIGETTYGKDKAAIVITDQRSVKRLNWVLEPLTYRLLNAKGSGGYTAGIAPQYVLDEMGSLPLRAFGDPADPLLAKALGLISGNGRSGSPATPQGPPAIYTPSAPHTQLIVPAREH; from the coding sequence ATGCGCATTCCCCGTTGTTCGTGGTTAGGCCTGTTAGTACTGGCGGCCTGCCAAAAGAAAGATATTGTAGCCCCGGTGCCTACCGGCCCGGTAACACAGGCGGAAGTAAATAAGTGGGTACTGGATAGTATGCGGTATTATTATTTATGGAATGATGGATTGCCGGGAAAAGCGGATACCACACTTAGCCCGCTGAACTGGTTTGCCACCCTGCGCCGCAGCGACGACCCATTTTCCTTATTGTACAACAGCACGGACCCCTCTACCCTTCAACGTTATTTTCTTTACACTTATGGCATTGACTTCAGTGTGATCAGCTGGCCCGCTGCCCCGGGTGGTGCGCTGGGCGTGATCAAGCAGGTGGTACCTGGCGGAGCCGCTGCCATGGCGGGCTTGCAGCGGGGGCAAATGTTTACACATATTAATGGTACCGCGCTTACTACCAGCAATGCCGCTGCATTGAGTGATGCCTGGCTGGGCGGCACACAAGTCACATTAAAACGCGCTGATTCCACCACGGTGGATGTATACCTGGCCGGTAATTATGAGTACCCGGTGTATCACACCCTGCTGCAAAGCGGTGGCAAAAAAGTGGGCTATGTTTTTTACGACGCCTTCAATGATGATCTCAACAACTCCCTGGTAGCCACTTTCAGCGATCTTAAAACGGCGGGTGTACAAGAACTGGTGCTGGACCTCCGCTATAACACTGGTGGCAGCCTGAGTGCCGCGGCGGTGCTCACCGCACTCATTGCGCCTAACGTGAACGCCAATACGAATTTCCTGCAATTGTCCGGCAACGGGCACCTTGGTACCCGGTCCAGCAGCTTTGCCAATATTATGGCATACCCGGAGCGCGGGCAGGCGCCGGTATTTTCCAATGTGCAACCGGCCCAACTTGCATTGCCCCGTGTGTTTATCCTTACCACGCATAAGACCATCTCTGCGGCGGAGCTTACCATCAATTGCCTGAAGGCATATACGCAGGTGATCCAGATCGGTGAAACCACCTATGGAAAGGACAAGGCCGCGATCGTGATCACGGACCAGCGGAGTGTAAAGCGGCTTAACTGGGTACTGGAGCCTCTCACCTACCGGCTGTTGAATGCCAAAGGTAGTGGAGGCTATACTGCTGGCATTGCCCCGCAGTATGTGCTGGATGAAATGGGCAGCTTGCCCTTGCGGGCGTTTGGCGATCCGGCAGATCCCTTGCTGGCAAAGGCTTTGGGGCTGATCAGCGGGAACGGGCGCAGTGGATCTCCTGCTACTCCGCAAGGGCCGCCTGCCATTTACACCCCGTCTGCTCCGCATACACAGCTGATCGTCCCGGCGAGGGAGCACTAG